A DNA window from Aphelocoma coerulescens isolate FSJ_1873_10779 chromosome 7, UR_Acoe_1.0, whole genome shotgun sequence contains the following coding sequences:
- the ZDBF2 gene encoding DBF4-type zinc finger-containing protein 2 isoform X1 gives MREVSCTANGLLFDIYCLLVWSQLWWMRKVGDSKMFERIKRSDEASASSAQGIQRHGVEGSPQQDSSSRSGQEHPRPGASTVQNRQGYCNCCHVHYSNLEQHIFSSQHRHFTTYCRNRMGTSSLMERFLQDVLQHHPHRYHDSRPTYDDMPPPVTLEAPRISCLSSEEMQKKRSSEKQEISSKDQESIHEIGSSVPCLSHEGTKKTFVTQAGFQKLHRGQERVPGISQQSVGICSDKKWVTLKNTRIANHSHEGRFTAVSPVPQQFSLSPTSHSSSVNPKTGKNVRDLAGSNLFLCSGCDERAMEVCSSDVLLNPRLNPAPALVHPKHPSDSHQNPTRSHSNSFFITSGQSLSKRDSLRTQDETLVSDLHLRDTVGISSSLDLGTSPQLARCKNMKTNRGDESSVDETIEDVILKYCHETTSEEIYFKEENNPCVPFSSLLDCTNLEGSEMSFDCDAPIQVGTDLPKAAIKDIEFLKEVRVCLQDKDYGTQLSSVLKTESLEKIEAVKKDVVVHTEEPVLPALPHVPPSFVGKTWSQIMYEDDIKIEELVRDFREGRFRCYFNSESSANCTGKRMKKKKQKDEKRINIIEGNRTESAPVKALPEFNDALSGSSDFDNPPLASDTLCNPQIVKMPRKRTWRLASRCQVVKVSHGTQTSLLNYPVAKRKMSRRESDPADQKASITWLENEKTPNMKTRLCALKLPESYSKIMSPVQPKTVVYVLSCPEVKQCKGKPIDIPKMRKNHNSTDSKDSVRYKYKQCSLKYYDPLTNRILKTPPKSTVGEKAKKPSHVRQLFKSLSIDANMKKLADAQRESTPSKSLNWSDFYSSSSASFLPDPDKGNDAASSQKADGPSVSTERTDCLVSENSFKHLIISPLNSVIEGDYRLIPFNRITKTPLTSIRSEWLERETPKAIWKRKEGTKKEPVFSRKAAGSKSVRCTVGRRGNRITTGKQTSRTKKQQKEGMRRQLQPCAQKSAFSIHRCQTRKTTVGKHPKKEKPDAKKLKVTRKPKRAFLNSTVVTGIPEKRQKVTSESFPKKPEQASSKVRNWEVSGDRGHPSTVNRPSRRTAVPLLRNCLVLPGES, from the exons ATGAGAGAAGTGTCCTGCACTGCAAATGGCCTCCTGTTCGACATTTATTGTTTGCTAGTCTGGAGTCAGCTTTGGTGGATGAGGAAGGTCGGTGACTCTAAG ATGTTTGAGAGAATCAAACGATCTGATGAAGCTTCTGCTTCTTCAGCACAAG gaATCCAAAGACATGGTGTTGAGGGCTCTCCACAGCAGGACAGCAGTAGCAG AAGTGGACAAGAACATCCTCGGCCTGGAGCATCCACTGTACAAAATAGACAAGGATACTGCAACTGTTGCCATGTACACTACAGTAATCTGGAACAG CATATtttcagctcccagcacagacaTTTTACAACATACTGTAGGAATCGTATGGGTACCAGTAGCTTAATGGAGCGTTTCCTGCAAGATGTTTTACAGCATCATCCCCACAGGTACCATGACAGCAG ACCAACCTATGATGACATGCCACCCCCTGTCACTCTGGAGGCTCCTAGGATTTCTTGCCTGTCTTCAGAAGAGATGCAGAAAAAGAGGAGCAGTGAGAAACAGGAGATTTCCAGCAAAGACCAGGAGTCCATTCATGAAATAGGCTCTTCTGTTCCATGCCTATCTCATGAGGGCACAAAGAAAACTTTTGTAACACAAGCAGGTTTTCAAAAACTTCACAGAGGCCAGGAACGTGTTCCAGGAATATCCCAGCAGTCTGTCGGCATTTGTAGCGATAAGAAGTGGGTAACTCTGAAAAATACTCGAATTGCGAATCATAGCCATGAAGGTCGGTTTACAGCTGTGAGCCCTGTACCTCAGCAGTTTTCTCTCAGTCCTACTAGCCACAGTTCCTCTGTTAAtcctaaaacaggaaaaaatgttaGGGATTTGGCAGGATCAAATCTGTTTCTGTGTAGCGGATGTGATGAAAGAGCAATGGAGGTCTGCAGCAGTGATGTGTTGTTGAACCCACGCTTGaatcctgctccagcactggtTCACCCAAAACACCCTTCAGATTCTCATCAGAATCCTACACGCAGCCACAGCAATTCTTTCTTTATTACCTCAGGTCAATCTCTCTCAAAGCGAGATAGTTTACGAACTCAGGATGAAACTTTGGTATCTGATCTCCATCTCAGGGATACTGTGGGTATCAGCAGCTCCCTAGACCTTGGGACATCCCCACAACTAGCACGATGCAAAAACATGAAGACAAACAGAGGTGATGAAAGTTCAGTGGATGAAACTATTGAAGATGTAATTTTGAAATACTGCCATGAAACTACATCTGAAGAAATTTATTTCAAAGAAGAGAATAATCCCTGTGTACCTTTTTCATCACTTCTGGACTGTACTAATTTAGAGGGCTCTGAAATGAGTTTTGACTGTGATGCACCAATACAGGTAGGAACAGACTTACCCAAGGCAGCTATAAAAGATATAGAATTCCTAAAAGAGGTCCGAGTATGTTTGCAAGATAAAGACTATGGAACACAGCtctcttctgttttaaaaactgaGTCATTAGAGAAAATAGAAGCAGTGAAAAAGGATGTTGTAGTTCATACCGAAGAACCAGTtcttccagccctgcctcaTGTGCCTCCTTCTTTTGTGGGAAAGACTTGGTCTCAAATAATGTATGAAGATGATATAAAAATTGAAGAACTTGTGCGGGATTTCAGGGAAGGTCGTTTTCGCTGCTATTTTAACAGTGAATCCTCAGCCAATTGTACAGGGaagagaatgaagaaaaaaaagcaaaaggatgAAAAAAGGATCAATATTATTGAGGGTAATAGAACGGAAAGTGCACCAGTTAAAGCATTGCCAGAATTTAATGATGCTTTAAGTGGTAGCTCTGATTTTGATAACCCACCTTTAGCCTCAGATACACTATGCAACCCACAAATTGTAAAAATGCCTAGGAAAAGGACATGGCGCCTGGCTTCCAGATGTCAGGTGGTTAAAGTCAGCCATGGCACCCAGACAAGTCTGCTGAATTACCCTGtagcaaaaaggaaaatgtcTAGAAGAGAATCTGATCCAGCTGATCAGAAAGCAAGCATCACGTGGCTGGAGAatgaaaaaactccaaacatGAAAACTAGACTCTGTGCTCTTAAACTTCCAGAGTCCTATAGCAAGATCATGAGTCCTGTACAGCCCAAAACAGTAGTGTATGTACTCTCGTGCCCAGAGGTAAAACAGTGTAAAGGTAAACCTATAGATATTcccaaaatgaggaaaaatcatAACTCCACAGATAGCAAGGACTCTGTAAGGTATAAATACAAACAGTGTTCTCTCAAATATTATGACCCACTGACAAATCGAATTCTGAAAACACCTCCAAAGAGTACAGTTGGAGAAAAGGCCAAAAAGCCCTCTCATGTTCGCCAGCTTTTCAAAAGTCTCAGCATTGATGCAAACATGAAGAAACTAGCTGATGCTCAGAGAGAAAGCACACCATCAAAGTCACTCAATTGGTCAGACTTCTATAGTTCTTCTTCAGCATCTTTCCTGCCAGATCCAGATAAAGGGAATGATGCAGCCTCAAGTCAAAAGGCAGATGGAccttctgtttccacagaaagaaCAGATTGTCTCGTATCTGAGAACTCTTTTAAACACCTAATCATTTCACCTTTGAACTCTGTGATAGAAGGAGATTATAGATTAATTCCATTTAATAGAATTACCAAAACTCCTCTGACCTCTATCAGAAGTGAGTGGttagagagggagactccaaaAGCAAtatggaagagaaaagaaggcaCTAAAAAAGAACCAGTTTTTTCCAGAAAGGCTGCAGGATCTAAGTCTGTCAGAtgtactgtggggaggagaggaaACAGAATAACCACAGGCAAACAAACGTCCAGAACtaaaaaacagcagaaagagGGGATGAGAAGACAACTTCAACCTTGTGCCCAGAAATCTGCTTTTTCCATCCACAGGTGCCAGACCAGGAAAACTACAGTGGGAAAGCACCCTAAGAAAGAAAAGCCTGATGCTAAAAAATTAAAGGTGACGAGGAAACCAAAAAGGGCCTTTCTGAACTCAACAGTTGTAACAGGGATTCctgaaaaaaggcagaaagtcACATCAGAATCTTTTCCCAAGAAGCCAGAGCAAGCTTCCTCCAAAGTCAGGAACTGGGAAGTAAGTGGAGATCGGGGTCATCCTAGCACTGTGAACAGGCCCTCTAGAAGAACTGCTGTACCATTACTTCGAAACTGTCTTGTTCTGCCAGGTGAGAGCTAG
- the ZDBF2 gene encoding DBF4-type zinc finger-containing protein 2 isoform X3, with protein MREVSCTANGLLFDIYCLLVWSQLWWMRKVGDSKMFERIKRSDEASASSAQGIQRHGVEGSPQQDSSSRSGQEHPRPGASTVQNRQGYCNCCHVHYSNLEQHIFSSQHRHFTTYCRNRMGTSSLMERFLQDVLQHHPHRYHDSRPTYDDMPPPVTLEAPRISCLSSEEMQKKRSSEKQEISSKDQESIHEIGSSVPCLSHEGTKKTFVTQAGFQKLHRGQERVPGISQQSVGICSDKKWVTLKNTRIANHSHEGRFTAVSPVPQQFSLSPTSHSSSVNPKTGKNVRDLAGSNLFLCSGCDERAMEVCSSDVLLNPRLNPAPALVHPKHPSDSHQNPTRSHSNSFFITSGQSLSKRDSLRTQDETLVSDLHLRDTVGISSSLDLGTSPQLARCKNMKTNRGDESSVDETIEDVILKYCHETTSEEIYFKEENNPCVPFSSLLDCTNLEGSEMSFDCDAPIQVGTDLPKAAIKDIEFLKEVRVCLQDKDYGTQLSSVLKTESLEKIEAVKKDVVVHTEEPVLPALPHVPPSFVGKTWSQIMYEDDIKIEELVRDFREGRFRCYFNSESSANCTGKRMKKKKQKDEKRINIIEGNRTESAPVKALPEFNDALSGSSDFDNPPLASDTLCNPQIVKMPRKRTWRLASRCQVVKVSHGTQTSLLNYPVAKRKMSRRESDPADQKASITWLENEKTPNMKTRLCALKLPESYSKIMSPVQPKTVVYVLSCPEVKQCKGKPIDIPKMRKNHNSTDSKDSVRYKYKQCSLKYYDPLTNRILKTPPKSTVGEKAKKPSHVRQLFKSLSIDANMKKLADAQRESTPSKSLNWSDFYSSSSASFLPDPDKGNDAASSQKADGPSVSTERTDCLVSENSFKHLIISPLNSVIEGDYRLIPFNRITKTPLTSIRSEWLERETPKAIWKRKEGTKKEPVFSRKAAGSKSVRCTVGRRGNRITTGKQTSRTKKQQKEGMRRQLQPCAQKSAFSIHRCQTRKTTVGKHPKKEKPDAKKLKVTRKPKRAFLNSTVVTGIPEKRQKVTSESFPKKPEQASSKVRNWEPAPGRRKGRKRRS; from the exons ATGAGAGAAGTGTCCTGCACTGCAAATGGCCTCCTGTTCGACATTTATTGTTTGCTAGTCTGGAGTCAGCTTTGGTGGATGAGGAAGGTCGGTGACTCTAAG ATGTTTGAGAGAATCAAACGATCTGATGAAGCTTCTGCTTCTTCAGCACAAG gaATCCAAAGACATGGTGTTGAGGGCTCTCCACAGCAGGACAGCAGTAGCAG AAGTGGACAAGAACATCCTCGGCCTGGAGCATCCACTGTACAAAATAGACAAGGATACTGCAACTGTTGCCATGTACACTACAGTAATCTGGAACAG CATATtttcagctcccagcacagacaTTTTACAACATACTGTAGGAATCGTATGGGTACCAGTAGCTTAATGGAGCGTTTCCTGCAAGATGTTTTACAGCATCATCCCCACAGGTACCATGACAGCAG ACCAACCTATGATGACATGCCACCCCCTGTCACTCTGGAGGCTCCTAGGATTTCTTGCCTGTCTTCAGAAGAGATGCAGAAAAAGAGGAGCAGTGAGAAACAGGAGATTTCCAGCAAAGACCAGGAGTCCATTCATGAAATAGGCTCTTCTGTTCCATGCCTATCTCATGAGGGCACAAAGAAAACTTTTGTAACACAAGCAGGTTTTCAAAAACTTCACAGAGGCCAGGAACGTGTTCCAGGAATATCCCAGCAGTCTGTCGGCATTTGTAGCGATAAGAAGTGGGTAACTCTGAAAAATACTCGAATTGCGAATCATAGCCATGAAGGTCGGTTTACAGCTGTGAGCCCTGTACCTCAGCAGTTTTCTCTCAGTCCTACTAGCCACAGTTCCTCTGTTAAtcctaaaacaggaaaaaatgttaGGGATTTGGCAGGATCAAATCTGTTTCTGTGTAGCGGATGTGATGAAAGAGCAATGGAGGTCTGCAGCAGTGATGTGTTGTTGAACCCACGCTTGaatcctgctccagcactggtTCACCCAAAACACCCTTCAGATTCTCATCAGAATCCTACACGCAGCCACAGCAATTCTTTCTTTATTACCTCAGGTCAATCTCTCTCAAAGCGAGATAGTTTACGAACTCAGGATGAAACTTTGGTATCTGATCTCCATCTCAGGGATACTGTGGGTATCAGCAGCTCCCTAGACCTTGGGACATCCCCACAACTAGCACGATGCAAAAACATGAAGACAAACAGAGGTGATGAAAGTTCAGTGGATGAAACTATTGAAGATGTAATTTTGAAATACTGCCATGAAACTACATCTGAAGAAATTTATTTCAAAGAAGAGAATAATCCCTGTGTACCTTTTTCATCACTTCTGGACTGTACTAATTTAGAGGGCTCTGAAATGAGTTTTGACTGTGATGCACCAATACAGGTAGGAACAGACTTACCCAAGGCAGCTATAAAAGATATAGAATTCCTAAAAGAGGTCCGAGTATGTTTGCAAGATAAAGACTATGGAACACAGCtctcttctgttttaaaaactgaGTCATTAGAGAAAATAGAAGCAGTGAAAAAGGATGTTGTAGTTCATACCGAAGAACCAGTtcttccagccctgcctcaTGTGCCTCCTTCTTTTGTGGGAAAGACTTGGTCTCAAATAATGTATGAAGATGATATAAAAATTGAAGAACTTGTGCGGGATTTCAGGGAAGGTCGTTTTCGCTGCTATTTTAACAGTGAATCCTCAGCCAATTGTACAGGGaagagaatgaagaaaaaaaagcaaaaggatgAAAAAAGGATCAATATTATTGAGGGTAATAGAACGGAAAGTGCACCAGTTAAAGCATTGCCAGAATTTAATGATGCTTTAAGTGGTAGCTCTGATTTTGATAACCCACCTTTAGCCTCAGATACACTATGCAACCCACAAATTGTAAAAATGCCTAGGAAAAGGACATGGCGCCTGGCTTCCAGATGTCAGGTGGTTAAAGTCAGCCATGGCACCCAGACAAGTCTGCTGAATTACCCTGtagcaaaaaggaaaatgtcTAGAAGAGAATCTGATCCAGCTGATCAGAAAGCAAGCATCACGTGGCTGGAGAatgaaaaaactccaaacatGAAAACTAGACTCTGTGCTCTTAAACTTCCAGAGTCCTATAGCAAGATCATGAGTCCTGTACAGCCCAAAACAGTAGTGTATGTACTCTCGTGCCCAGAGGTAAAACAGTGTAAAGGTAAACCTATAGATATTcccaaaatgaggaaaaatcatAACTCCACAGATAGCAAGGACTCTGTAAGGTATAAATACAAACAGTGTTCTCTCAAATATTATGACCCACTGACAAATCGAATTCTGAAAACACCTCCAAAGAGTACAGTTGGAGAAAAGGCCAAAAAGCCCTCTCATGTTCGCCAGCTTTTCAAAAGTCTCAGCATTGATGCAAACATGAAGAAACTAGCTGATGCTCAGAGAGAAAGCACACCATCAAAGTCACTCAATTGGTCAGACTTCTATAGTTCTTCTTCAGCATCTTTCCTGCCAGATCCAGATAAAGGGAATGATGCAGCCTCAAGTCAAAAGGCAGATGGAccttctgtttccacagaaagaaCAGATTGTCTCGTATCTGAGAACTCTTTTAAACACCTAATCATTTCACCTTTGAACTCTGTGATAGAAGGAGATTATAGATTAATTCCATTTAATAGAATTACCAAAACTCCTCTGACCTCTATCAGAAGTGAGTGGttagagagggagactccaaaAGCAAtatggaagagaaaagaaggcaCTAAAAAAGAACCAGTTTTTTCCAGAAAGGCTGCAGGATCTAAGTCTGTCAGAtgtactgtggggaggagaggaaACAGAATAACCACAGGCAAACAAACGTCCAGAACtaaaaaacagcagaaagagGGGATGAGAAGACAACTTCAACCTTGTGCCCAGAAATCTGCTTTTTCCATCCACAGGTGCCAGACCAGGAAAACTACAGTGGGAAAGCACCCTAAGAAAGAAAAGCCTGATGCTAAAAAATTAAAGGTGACGAGGAAACCAAAAAGGGCCTTTCTGAACTCAACAGTTGTAACAGGGATTCctgaaaaaaggcagaaagtcACATCAGAATCTTTTCCCAAGAAGCCAGAGCAAGCTTCCTCCAAAGTCAGGAACTGGGAA cCAGCACCTGGAagaaggaaggggagaaaaaggaggtCATAG
- the ZDBF2 gene encoding DBF4-type zinc finger-containing protein 2 isoform X2 — protein MREVSCTANGLLFDIYCLLVWSQLWWMRKVGDSKMFERIKRSDEASASSAQGIQRHGVEGSPQQDSSSRSGQEHPRPGASTVQNRQGYCNCCHVHYSNLEQHIFSSQHRHFTTYCRNRMGTSSLMERFLQDVLQHHPHRPTYDDMPPPVTLEAPRISCLSSEEMQKKRSSEKQEISSKDQESIHEIGSSVPCLSHEGTKKTFVTQAGFQKLHRGQERVPGISQQSVGICSDKKWVTLKNTRIANHSHEGRFTAVSPVPQQFSLSPTSHSSSVNPKTGKNVRDLAGSNLFLCSGCDERAMEVCSSDVLLNPRLNPAPALVHPKHPSDSHQNPTRSHSNSFFITSGQSLSKRDSLRTQDETLVSDLHLRDTVGISSSLDLGTSPQLARCKNMKTNRGDESSVDETIEDVILKYCHETTSEEIYFKEENNPCVPFSSLLDCTNLEGSEMSFDCDAPIQVGTDLPKAAIKDIEFLKEVRVCLQDKDYGTQLSSVLKTESLEKIEAVKKDVVVHTEEPVLPALPHVPPSFVGKTWSQIMYEDDIKIEELVRDFREGRFRCYFNSESSANCTGKRMKKKKQKDEKRINIIEGNRTESAPVKALPEFNDALSGSSDFDNPPLASDTLCNPQIVKMPRKRTWRLASRCQVVKVSHGTQTSLLNYPVAKRKMSRRESDPADQKASITWLENEKTPNMKTRLCALKLPESYSKIMSPVQPKTVVYVLSCPEVKQCKGKPIDIPKMRKNHNSTDSKDSVRYKYKQCSLKYYDPLTNRILKTPPKSTVGEKAKKPSHVRQLFKSLSIDANMKKLADAQRESTPSKSLNWSDFYSSSSASFLPDPDKGNDAASSQKADGPSVSTERTDCLVSENSFKHLIISPLNSVIEGDYRLIPFNRITKTPLTSIRSEWLERETPKAIWKRKEGTKKEPVFSRKAAGSKSVRCTVGRRGNRITTGKQTSRTKKQQKEGMRRQLQPCAQKSAFSIHRCQTRKTTVGKHPKKEKPDAKKLKVTRKPKRAFLNSTVVTGIPEKRQKVTSESFPKKPEQASSKVRNWEVSGDRGHPSTVNRPSRRTAVPLLRNCLVLPGES, from the exons ATGAGAGAAGTGTCCTGCACTGCAAATGGCCTCCTGTTCGACATTTATTGTTTGCTAGTCTGGAGTCAGCTTTGGTGGATGAGGAAGGTCGGTGACTCTAAG ATGTTTGAGAGAATCAAACGATCTGATGAAGCTTCTGCTTCTTCAGCACAAG gaATCCAAAGACATGGTGTTGAGGGCTCTCCACAGCAGGACAGCAGTAGCAG AAGTGGACAAGAACATCCTCGGCCTGGAGCATCCACTGTACAAAATAGACAAGGATACTGCAACTGTTGCCATGTACACTACAGTAATCTGGAACAG CATATtttcagctcccagcacagacaTTTTACAACATACTGTAGGAATCGTATGGGTACCAGTAGCTTAATGGAGCGTTTCCTGCAAGATGTTTTACAGCATCATCCCCACAG ACCAACCTATGATGACATGCCACCCCCTGTCACTCTGGAGGCTCCTAGGATTTCTTGCCTGTCTTCAGAAGAGATGCAGAAAAAGAGGAGCAGTGAGAAACAGGAGATTTCCAGCAAAGACCAGGAGTCCATTCATGAAATAGGCTCTTCTGTTCCATGCCTATCTCATGAGGGCACAAAGAAAACTTTTGTAACACAAGCAGGTTTTCAAAAACTTCACAGAGGCCAGGAACGTGTTCCAGGAATATCCCAGCAGTCTGTCGGCATTTGTAGCGATAAGAAGTGGGTAACTCTGAAAAATACTCGAATTGCGAATCATAGCCATGAAGGTCGGTTTACAGCTGTGAGCCCTGTACCTCAGCAGTTTTCTCTCAGTCCTACTAGCCACAGTTCCTCTGTTAAtcctaaaacaggaaaaaatgttaGGGATTTGGCAGGATCAAATCTGTTTCTGTGTAGCGGATGTGATGAAAGAGCAATGGAGGTCTGCAGCAGTGATGTGTTGTTGAACCCACGCTTGaatcctgctccagcactggtTCACCCAAAACACCCTTCAGATTCTCATCAGAATCCTACACGCAGCCACAGCAATTCTTTCTTTATTACCTCAGGTCAATCTCTCTCAAAGCGAGATAGTTTACGAACTCAGGATGAAACTTTGGTATCTGATCTCCATCTCAGGGATACTGTGGGTATCAGCAGCTCCCTAGACCTTGGGACATCCCCACAACTAGCACGATGCAAAAACATGAAGACAAACAGAGGTGATGAAAGTTCAGTGGATGAAACTATTGAAGATGTAATTTTGAAATACTGCCATGAAACTACATCTGAAGAAATTTATTTCAAAGAAGAGAATAATCCCTGTGTACCTTTTTCATCACTTCTGGACTGTACTAATTTAGAGGGCTCTGAAATGAGTTTTGACTGTGATGCACCAATACAGGTAGGAACAGACTTACCCAAGGCAGCTATAAAAGATATAGAATTCCTAAAAGAGGTCCGAGTATGTTTGCAAGATAAAGACTATGGAACACAGCtctcttctgttttaaaaactgaGTCATTAGAGAAAATAGAAGCAGTGAAAAAGGATGTTGTAGTTCATACCGAAGAACCAGTtcttccagccctgcctcaTGTGCCTCCTTCTTTTGTGGGAAAGACTTGGTCTCAAATAATGTATGAAGATGATATAAAAATTGAAGAACTTGTGCGGGATTTCAGGGAAGGTCGTTTTCGCTGCTATTTTAACAGTGAATCCTCAGCCAATTGTACAGGGaagagaatgaagaaaaaaaagcaaaaggatgAAAAAAGGATCAATATTATTGAGGGTAATAGAACGGAAAGTGCACCAGTTAAAGCATTGCCAGAATTTAATGATGCTTTAAGTGGTAGCTCTGATTTTGATAACCCACCTTTAGCCTCAGATACACTATGCAACCCACAAATTGTAAAAATGCCTAGGAAAAGGACATGGCGCCTGGCTTCCAGATGTCAGGTGGTTAAAGTCAGCCATGGCACCCAGACAAGTCTGCTGAATTACCCTGtagcaaaaaggaaaatgtcTAGAAGAGAATCTGATCCAGCTGATCAGAAAGCAAGCATCACGTGGCTGGAGAatgaaaaaactccaaacatGAAAACTAGACTCTGTGCTCTTAAACTTCCAGAGTCCTATAGCAAGATCATGAGTCCTGTACAGCCCAAAACAGTAGTGTATGTACTCTCGTGCCCAGAGGTAAAACAGTGTAAAGGTAAACCTATAGATATTcccaaaatgaggaaaaatcatAACTCCACAGATAGCAAGGACTCTGTAAGGTATAAATACAAACAGTGTTCTCTCAAATATTATGACCCACTGACAAATCGAATTCTGAAAACACCTCCAAAGAGTACAGTTGGAGAAAAGGCCAAAAAGCCCTCTCATGTTCGCCAGCTTTTCAAAAGTCTCAGCATTGATGCAAACATGAAGAAACTAGCTGATGCTCAGAGAGAAAGCACACCATCAAAGTCACTCAATTGGTCAGACTTCTATAGTTCTTCTTCAGCATCTTTCCTGCCAGATCCAGATAAAGGGAATGATGCAGCCTCAAGTCAAAAGGCAGATGGAccttctgtttccacagaaagaaCAGATTGTCTCGTATCTGAGAACTCTTTTAAACACCTAATCATTTCACCTTTGAACTCTGTGATAGAAGGAGATTATAGATTAATTCCATTTAATAGAATTACCAAAACTCCTCTGACCTCTATCAGAAGTGAGTGGttagagagggagactccaaaAGCAAtatggaagagaaaagaaggcaCTAAAAAAGAACCAGTTTTTTCCAGAAAGGCTGCAGGATCTAAGTCTGTCAGAtgtactgtggggaggagaggaaACAGAATAACCACAGGCAAACAAACGTCCAGAACtaaaaaacagcagaaagagGGGATGAGAAGACAACTTCAACCTTGTGCCCAGAAATCTGCTTTTTCCATCCACAGGTGCCAGACCAGGAAAACTACAGTGGGAAAGCACCCTAAGAAAGAAAAGCCTGATGCTAAAAAATTAAAGGTGACGAGGAAACCAAAAAGGGCCTTTCTGAACTCAACAGTTGTAACAGGGATTCctgaaaaaaggcagaaagtcACATCAGAATCTTTTCCCAAGAAGCCAGAGCAAGCTTCCTCCAAAGTCAGGAACTGGGAAGTAAGTGGAGATCGGGGTCATCCTAGCACTGTGAACAGGCCCTCTAGAAGAACTGCTGTACCATTACTTCGAAACTGTCTTGTTCTGCCAGGTGAGAGCTAG